One stretch of Tenacibaculum sp. MAR_2010_89 DNA includes these proteins:
- a CDS encoding methyltransferase, with translation MYNQLPIKRYAHTIKFLQKNIPAPAVILDLGVRNPFSEVMEKHGYTVFNTNGEDLDLMPELVKKHKVDAVTAFEIFEHLLAPFNVLREIEATKIITTVPLRLWFKEAYRSRTDMWDRHYHEFEDWQYDWLLEKSGWNIIQTEKWTSPINKIGIRPILRKFTPRYYAVYAEKNN, from the coding sequence ATGTATAATCAACTTCCAATTAAAAGATACGCACATACTATTAAATTTTTACAAAAAAATATACCTGCTCCTGCTGTAATTCTAGATTTAGGGGTTAGAAATCCATTTAGCGAAGTTATGGAAAAACATGGTTATACTGTTTTCAATACTAATGGAGAAGATCTTGATTTAATGCCCGAGTTGGTAAAAAAACATAAGGTAGATGCAGTAACAGCTTTCGAGATATTTGAACATTTATTGGCGCCATTTAATGTGTTAAGAGAGATAGAAGCGACTAAAATAATAACTACTGTTCCATTAAGGTTGTGGTTTAAAGAAGCTTATAGAAGTAGAACAGATATGTGGGATAGGCATTATCATGAATTTGAAGATTGGCAATACGATTGGCTACTTGAAAAATCTGGATGGAATATTATTCAAACAGAAAAATGGACAAGTCCGATTAATAAAATAGGAATTAGACCAATTTTAAGAAAATTTACTCCAAGGTATTATGCTGTTTATGCAGAAAAAAATAACTAA
- a CDS encoding YfhO family protein, which translates to MNFKKFLPYVIAIVVFTIASLIYFNPVLSGKQIKQSDITQFKGMSKQVVDYRVENGEEPYWLGNAFSGMPAFQVSAYYPNDFVRYLDKGLRFLPRPADYLFLYFLGFFLLLIALKVDWKLAILGSLSFGFSTYLIIIFGAGHNAKAHAIGYMPMVIAGVLYLFQKRYLLGFVVTSLAMALEIYANHPQMTYYLGFCLLILVIVEGIEVVKTKEVSVFIKQVSVLVVAVIIGVSVNATRLMSMKQYADFSTRGKSELTINPDGTPKEKSTGLDKEYITEYSYGISETFNLIMPRFMGGGTFEKLGEDSNFYQTLESNAGKSVAKEYSNQVLTYWGKQPIVEAPAYIGVILFFLFFLGVFLVRGRLKYWLVSATIFSILMSWGKNFEVLTNFFIDYVPLYNKFRAVSSIQVIAELCVPLLGVIALKEFFSPKVSSEEKKEALKKALYLIGGLLLVFTVFGSSLFAFEGIRDAQYQQLPELIDALKSDRKSMLFMDGIRSLILVTLSAGLLWFLLKNKLKETPVIIGLTVLILFDLISVDINYVNKEDFTTKRKVIKPFVASKANNEILKDKSYYRVANFATNPMMDGRTSYFHNSIGGYHAAKMKRYQELFDYQIAKNNMEVLNMLNTKYFIAGEDKFQENPEANGNAWFVNNIKLVNSADEEIKALDNLKTNEVAVLRKSSLENSKINFPQEKDSTATIALIKNAITELVYKSTTRKEQFAVFSEIYYKDGWNAYIDGELVPHYRVNYVLRGMLVPKGNHTIEFKFQPKVIKTGSTIALLSYVLLLLVPIGWFFLNRKKEEKA; encoded by the coding sequence ATGAATTTTAAAAAGTTTTTACCTTACGTGATAGCTATTGTAGTTTTTACAATAGCTTCATTGATTTATTTTAATCCAGTTTTAAGCGGAAAACAAATTAAACAGAGTGATATTACTCAGTTTAAAGGGATGTCGAAGCAAGTTGTTGATTATAGAGTTGAGAATGGAGAAGAACCTTATTGGTTAGGAAATGCTTTTAGCGGTATGCCAGCTTTTCAGGTTAGTGCGTATTATCCAAATGATTTTGTACGTTACCTTGATAAAGGATTACGTTTTTTACCTAGGCCTGCTGATTATTTATTCTTATATTTTTTAGGATTCTTCTTATTGTTAATTGCTTTAAAGGTTGACTGGAAACTTGCAATACTAGGTAGTTTGTCCTTTGGATTCTCAACTTATCTAATTATCATTTTTGGAGCTGGTCATAATGCCAAGGCTCATGCAATTGGGTATATGCCTATGGTAATTGCAGGAGTTCTATATTTATTTCAAAAAAGATATTTACTTGGTTTTGTGGTTACTTCTTTAGCAATGGCTTTAGAAATTTATGCAAACCATCCTCAAATGACATATTATCTTGGTTTTTGTTTATTAATTTTAGTTATTGTTGAAGGAATAGAGGTTGTAAAAACTAAAGAAGTTTCTGTTTTTATTAAGCAGGTGTCAGTTTTAGTAGTAGCTGTAATTATTGGAGTTAGTGTAAATGCTACACGATTGATGTCAATGAAGCAATATGCTGATTTTAGCACAAGAGGGAAATCTGAATTAACAATAAATCCAGATGGTACGCCGAAAGAAAAATCAACAGGGCTAGATAAAGAGTATATTACTGAATATAGTTATGGAATTTCAGAAACCTTCAACTTAATAATGCCTCGTTTCATGGGAGGTGGAACTTTTGAAAAGTTAGGTGAAGATTCTAATTTTTATCAAACTTTAGAAAGTAATGCAGGGAAAAGTGTAGCAAAAGAATATTCAAATCAAGTATTAACGTATTGGGGGAAACAGCCAATAGTAGAAGCTCCTGCTTATATTGGAGTTATACTTTTCTTTTTATTTTTTCTTGGGGTGTTTTTAGTAAGAGGCCGATTAAAGTACTGGTTAGTTTCTGCTACGATTTTTTCAATACTAATGAGTTGGGGTAAAAATTTTGAAGTATTAACTAACTTTTTTATTGATTATGTTCCTCTTTATAATAAATTTAGAGCAGTTTCTTCTATTCAAGTTATAGCTGAACTATGTGTTCCTTTATTAGGAGTTATAGCTTTAAAAGAGTTCTTTTCACCAAAAGTGTCTAGTGAAGAGAAAAAAGAAGCTCTTAAAAAAGCATTATATCTTATTGGTGGTTTGTTGTTGGTTTTTACTGTTTTTGGTTCAAGTTTATTTGCTTTTGAAGGTATTAGAGATGCACAATATCAACAGTTACCAGAATTAATAGATGCATTAAAATCTGATAGAAAATCAATGTTATTTATGGATGGTATTCGTTCACTTATATTAGTAACGTTATCAGCTGGATTATTATGGTTTTTACTAAAAAATAAACTAAAAGAAACACCTGTTATTATTGGATTAACAGTATTAATTCTTTTCGATTTAATCTCTGTAGATATAAATTATGTAAACAAAGAAGATTTTACAACTAAGCGAAAAGTGATAAAGCCATTTGTTGCTAGTAAAGCAAATAATGAAATTTTAAAAGATAAAAGTTATTATCGTGTAGCTAATTTTGCTACAAACCCTATGATGGATGGAAGGACTTCTTATTTTCATAATTCTATAGGTGGGTATCATGCAGCAAAAATGAAACGTTATCAAGAATTATTTGATTATCAAATAGCAAAAAATAATATGGAGGTGTTAAACATGTTAAACACGAAGTATTTTATTGCAGGAGAAGATAAGTTTCAAGAAAATCCTGAAGCAAACGGAAACGCATGGTTTGTGAATAATATTAAATTAGTGAATTCAGCTGATGAAGAGATTAAGGCATTAGATAATTTAAAAACAAATGAAGTAGCTGTGTTGAGAAAATCGAGTTTAGAGAATTCGAAAATAAACTTTCCACAGGAAAAAGATTCAACTGCTACAATTGCTCTAATTAAAAATGCTATAACTGAATTAGTTTATAAATCAACAACAAGAAAAGAGCAATTTGCTGTGTTTTCTGAGATTTATTACAAAGATGGTTGGAATGCGTATATTGATGGGGAATTGGTTCCACATTATAGAGTAAATTACGTTTTAAGAGGAATGTTAGTTCCAAAAGGAAATCACACTATTGAGTTTAAATTTCAGCCAAAAGTTATAAAAACAGGAAGCACGATTGCATTATTATCTTATGTGTTGTTACTATTAGTTCCAATAGGTTGGTTTTTCTTAAATAGAAAAAAAGAAGAAAAGGCTTAA
- a CDS encoding AraC family transcriptional regulator, which produces MRKSIFFILLFLTLFSFSQTKTNFNSSDSISLYNKKCLFFINRNQDSIKYYIRKLKNLNNECSLYQAYTYEAKLAYLNRNYKKTELICKEVLLKIKNNEDFCFKAIKISIYTRLFWLKKKLGEYNIAYNYLMEQEKVLNSLVLKDKFYHTNKLSLKNHLAIIKSELGFYDEALRILKPTLQLIDKVYRKDKIGAYHSLKFKSNILNSIGNVYLSLSKKNQNLHYIDSASFYYKKGYNVAKKFNPPHKDSEIIYNFKKTKILIAKEEYSNALKSINNYKNIHNGYNYNHYEYFQKAICYYNLKNADSTIFYSNKLLNNKKTTCRRSTLIALYDILSNQYNNLKKIDSAFKYSKLTMLQYELAKKNKEKTFQLLYENDFNRVIKLNKEIKKQSNRNQNYLIIVFSFIVILVFLLGYLKLKKENKKKISAINKLNSKTQEKQTIKKEYNIDIELENQILSAIEKINGSNTFLKSDFSVSSIAEEINTNSTYISFVFNKHYKKSFKQFYTKKRINYIIEKLKTNTEYKKYSIQALGEEIGYTNASAFSRAFKKQTGLTPSSFLKTLEN; this is translated from the coding sequence ATGAGGAAATCTATATTTTTTATTTTATTATTTTTAACCCTCTTCTCTTTTTCTCAAACTAAAACTAATTTTAATTCTAGTGACTCAATAAGTTTATACAATAAAAAATGTCTTTTCTTTATTAATAGAAATCAAGACAGTATAAAATATTACATACGTAAATTAAAAAACTTAAATAATGAATGTAGCTTATATCAAGCTTATACTTATGAAGCTAAACTGGCTTATCTAAATAGAAATTACAAGAAAACAGAATTGATTTGCAAAGAGGTACTCCTTAAAATTAAAAACAATGAAGATTTCTGTTTTAAAGCAATTAAAATCTCAATATATACTCGTTTATTTTGGTTAAAGAAAAAGTTAGGAGAGTATAATATTGCTTATAATTATTTAATGGAACAGGAAAAAGTTCTAAATAGTTTAGTTTTAAAAGATAAGTTTTATCATACTAATAAACTATCTCTCAAAAATCATTTGGCAATTATTAAATCTGAATTAGGATTTTATGATGAAGCTCTTAGAATACTAAAGCCTACATTACAACTTATTGATAAAGTTTATAGAAAAGACAAAATAGGCGCCTATCATTCATTAAAATTTAAGTCAAACATTTTAAACTCTATAGGTAATGTATATTTATCTTTAAGTAAAAAAAATCAAAATTTACATTATATAGATTCTGCCTCTTTTTATTATAAAAAAGGTTATAATGTAGCTAAAAAATTTAATCCTCCTCATAAAGATTCGGAGATAATATATAACTTCAAAAAAACAAAGATTTTAATAGCTAAAGAAGAATATTCTAATGCCTTAAAATCAATAAACAACTATAAAAATATACATAATGGATATAACTATAATCATTATGAATATTTTCAAAAAGCCATTTGTTATTACAATTTAAAAAATGCTGATTCTACAATTTTTTATTCAAATAAGCTTTTAAATAATAAAAAAACAACTTGTAGACGCAGTACGTTAATTGCTTTGTACGATATTTTATCTAATCAATATAATAATTTAAAAAAAATAGATAGTGCTTTTAAATATTCTAAGCTAACTATGCTTCAATACGAATTAGCTAAAAAGAACAAAGAAAAAACATTCCAATTATTATATGAAAATGATTTTAATAGAGTAATCAAACTTAATAAAGAAATAAAAAAACAAAGTAATAGAAACCAAAATTATCTAATCATTGTTTTTTCCTTTATAGTAATTCTAGTTTTTCTGTTAGGATACTTAAAATTAAAAAAAGAAAATAAAAAGAAAATATCTGCTATTAATAAACTTAATAGCAAAACTCAAGAAAAACAAACAATTAAGAAAGAATATAATATTGATATAGAACTTGAAAACCAAATACTCTCTGCAATAGAAAAAATTAATGGTTCAAATACTTTCTTAAAATCAGATTTTTCAGTTTCGTCAATCGCTGAAGAAATCAACACAAATTCAACATATATTTCTTTTGTATTTAACAAACATTATAAAAAGTCCTTTAAACAGTTTTACACTAAAAAAAGAATTAATTATATCATTGAAAAATTAAAAACTAATACTGAATACAAGAAATACTCAATACAAGCTTTAGGAGAAGAAATTGGTTATACAAATGCTTCTGCTTTCTCTAGAGCCTTTAAAAAACAAACAGGATTAACTCCATCTTCTTTTTTAAAAACTCTAGAGAATTAA